CGGAACAAAAACATGAATAAGCTTCTTTTTTTGCCATTAACTGCATAATGATTTTTTGATGGTATTTCAAATTTTCACTTTGATAAACTACTCTTTCATGGTCAATTGAAAATAGATTTAAAAGTTCAAGTATCTCTTTTTCTATATTTTCAATATTGTTTTGTTTATCTGTATCATCAATGCTAATTAATAAAGGTTTGTCTAATTTTTTTGATAAGATATAATTAAATATACCAATTCTCAAAGTTTCAATATCTAAATGTTTAGTTGCGCTAACTCTAAATCTTACCAAACTATTTCCTTATAATAGAAAAAGATAATTTGTTAATCTCTTTGTGAGATTTAATATATTGATTTAAATCCTCAAGTTTTAAAGATTCTATTTTTTCAAGTTCTTTTTGAGAATGGTCTTGTTCTAATCCCCTATAATAATTAGTAAAAGCTCTATTTAATCTACTTGATAAAGTTTCAGTTCGTAAAGGTTCACTACCTAATAAAAATTTTTTAGCAGATTCTAGTTCCTCTTTTGTAACACCACTTTTAACAAAATCTTTAACTAACTCTTTTACAAGTTTAACAGCTTCATTTGCACTTTCATTTTTTGTTTGTAAGTAACCTGTAAAATAAGAGTGTGATTTATTTTGAGACACATAACCATATGCTGAATAAGCAAGTCCCCTTTTTACTCTTATCTCTTCCATCAGTCTAGAACCAAAACCACTTCCACCTAGTATAAAAGAAGCAACTTTTGCCATATATGAATTTTCATCTTTTACATCAACATAAAATGGACTACCAAAATAAATATATGCTTGTTGAGTTTCTTTTTTTACAGTATTAGTTTGTGTTGTTTCATTAACTTTTATTTTTGTTAACTTATTTTTATTTTTATTATTAAGAGCTTTTACAAGCTCTTTAATTTTACCTTCAATCTCATCAAAGTTAAAATCTCCACCCACAACAATAATAAGATTGTTTAAATCTAAAGACTTATCTAAAAAGTTTTTGATATCATTTAATTTAATTTTTGATATAGAGTCAATTGTACCAGATGATGGATTAGCTAAAGGAGTATCTTTAAAGATTATCTCTTTTAAGTTTTTACTAGCTAGGTAATCGTAATCGTTCTCTTTTCTCTTTAAAGAGCCACTTGTAATTGTTTTGATTTTTTCTAAAACTTTTTCATCGTAATTAGGATCTTCCAAAAGATTTTTTAGAAGTTTAATAGCTTTTTCATGAACATCTTTAATAGAAGATAATTCAATTACAAAAGTTTCAAAACCAGTTGAAGCATTTAGTGATATAGCTGAGTTTTCTAATTTTTCTGCAAATTTTGTACTACCTAATTTTTTTGTACCTTCATTTAAAAGTTTAGCTGAAGTTGAAGCTAGGCCACTTATGTTATCTTGAATATATCCAGAGTTTTTAAATACTAACTGTAAGTTTAATATTGGAAGATTTTTGTTTTCTTCAAATACTACTGGAATATTTACTCCTTTTATATTAATATGCTTTATGGTAGCAGCCATTAAAAATCCTTGTAAAAATAAAAATGTTAATAAAATTTTTGAAAAATATGTTTTCATAAAAGGTTAAAACCTCTCTAATATCTCATATGCAGTGTTTCTTTTTGCTGGGTTTTCACCAACATCTCTTATAAGTTGTATCATTTCATCTTGATTCATACAATTAGTTGCACCTGCTGCTGCAACTACATTTTCTTCCATCATTGTAGAACCTAAGTCATTTGCTCCAAATTTTAGAGCCATTTGACCTATATAACTTCCTTGTGTTACCCATGAACTTTGAATATTAGGGAAATTATCTAAATAAAGTCTTGCAACTGCTAGTAATCTTAAATATCTATTTGATGATTGTGGTTTTAAATCTGGAATCTCATCTTTTAATTGTGTGTTATCACTTTGAAAAGACCACATAATAAAGGCTCTAAATCCATTTGTTTCATCTTGAAGTTTTCTAATCATTTCCCAATGTTCAATAATCTCTTCATCTGTTTCAACTGTACCAAACATCATTGTTGCAGTTGTTTTCATTCCAATTGAGTGAGCTAGTTTATGTATTTCAATCCACTCAGCAGCATCAATTTTTTTAGGAGCTATTATATCTCTAACTCTATCACTTAAAATTTCAGCACCAGCTCCTGGAATAGAACTTAATCCTTTAGCTTGTAATCTTTTTAAAACTTCTAATTTTGAAATTTTTGATACTTTTGCAATAAAAGATATTTCTATTGCAGAAAAAGAGTGCAGGGTGATTTGTGGAAATTTAGTATGAATATGCTCAACTAAATCCTCATAATAATCAATTTTTAAATTTGGGTGAACCCCACCTTGCATAAGAATTTGAGTACCACCTATAGCAAGTAGTTCTTCAATTTTTTTATCTATTTCATCATATGATAAAACATATGAGTCATCATCTTTTTTATGTCTATAAAAAGCACAAAACTTACAATCTACCCAACAAACATTTGTATAATTTATATTTCTATCAACTACAAACGTTGTTACTTTTTTTGGATGTAATTGTTCTTTTTTTTGTGTTGCTAATTTCCCTAACTCAACTAAAGAAGCATTTTTTATTAAATCTAATGCTTCTTCATTACTTAGTCTTTTGTTTGCATAATCTATTTTTTTAACCATTAGAATGTAGACCCTAAAGAAAATTCGAAATTTGATATATCATCAGTATCTTCATTATCAATTGGTTGAGCAAATATTAAAGTAAGTGGTCCAAATGGAGATACCCATTCAAATAAAGCACCAGTAGAAGATCTTTGAATATCATCAAAACCATCTTGTCCAATCATACCATAATCATAAAATAATCCCCATCTCATCTTCATATCTTCAATTAATGGGAAACTAACTTCAAAAGAGTTTGCCGCCATCATTTTATAAGGATCTTCAATAATACCATCATCATTGTTTGGTCCAAATGCATATGATTTATAACCTCTTAATGATTTAGTTCCACCTAAATATAATGAATCTCCTTGATTAATTTGTCCATTATCAATTAAAATTTTGGCTTGAAGTTTATATCTAAATATCCAATTTAAATCAAATTTATCTTCTAATGAATAAAATGTTTTTAAATAAGATGAAGATTTAATATATTTTGAATCACCACCAAGCCCTGCATACTCTAATGAAGAACCAAGCTTAAACCCTTCTGTCGGGTTATAATAATCATTAGTGTTGTCAAAACTAAAATATGGCGTTAATGAACTAGTAGTATACTCTTGATCCTCATAATATTTTTTTGTTGGATCAAATACAAATCCATCTTCATATGTATAATCTTCAGTAATCGAGTCAAATCTATATGTTAATCCAGCTCTTAAGTTTCTAATAATCTCTCGACCTACTGTAACAGAAAAACCATTTGATTGTTTGTCTAAATCATAAACATCATTATTTATTTCTGTACTATCTGCATGTATTTCAATCTGTCCACTATATTTACTATCTCTAATAGATGGGTTAGAAAGATTTATCGAAAAATCTTGTGTTTTTTCAGAGATATCTCCTGAAAATGAAAAACCAATACCTGAACCAAAAAGATTTTTCTCATTTAAAGATCCACTAAGCATAAATCCATCGTAAGAACCATATCCCCCACCAAGAATAATATTTCCTGTTGGAGCTTCTTTTACTTTTACAATAATATCCATAGTATCAGCAGAAACTCTTTTTTGTTCAATTGATACATCTTCAAAGAATCCACTTCTTCTTAGTTTATTTATCGAGTCATTGTAATCAGTTTGATTGTATAAATCTCCTGGAGCTAAATAAACATTTCTTCTAATAACTCTATCTAGTGTTCTGCTGTTTCCTGAAATTTTAACATCTCTAATTGAAACAACATCTCCTGGTATTACATTAAAAATAATATCTGCTGTTCCATTTTTTTCATCTTTTTTAATATCATAGTTAACTTGTGTAAAGGCATATCCTCGGTCAGCAACCATATTTTTAATATAATTTGCATCACGTCTTAACATCTTAACATTGAAAACTTTATCTTTTTTTAGTTTTAATTCTGGATAGATATCTTTTGGGTCTAAAATCTCTTGATTTAAATAAATTGTGATTGAATTAGTTTTATATTGAATCCCTTCATCTATATAAAAGTCTAGGTCTGCTTGATTTGAAGCAAAATCAACTTCTAGAAATGGATTTTGAACTTTGGCATCAAGATAACCATTTTCAAAATATAATTCTTGAATTCTTCTACTATCATATTGCAATTCTTCAGCTTTTAATTCACCATCATTAAATATTGGCAACCAAGATAACATCTCTTGTTCTTTATTTGCAGTAACTTTTTCAAATTGACTTGATTCTAGATTTTTAGAACCAAAATAATTTACTTTTTTGATAACTATCTCATCACCTTTGTTTACATTAAAAGTAACAGAAACAGCATCTTCACTTAAGTTTTCAATATCAACTTCAACAACTGAATTAATATATCCTTCTTTTTCTAACTCTTTTAAAAGAGCTTCTTTAGAATCTTTTATTAGTTTTGTAGAATACATTCTACCTTTTTTAATACCAATTTGATTTTTTAGTACTTCAATATCATCTTCTCTTTGTTTATACCCTGTTATATCTACATTAGCAATGGAAGGTTTTTCTTTGAAAAGGATTTTTAGTTTTCCATTATCAATTGATGCCGTAATATCATCAAAGTAGTTGTATTTATAAAACTCTTTTATTGCCTTATTAACTTTGTTTGGGTCTAATTCTTCCCCAATTCTAACTCCTAAAGTGTCATTTGCAATACTAGTAGAGATTTTTGTTAGGTTTACATATTCGATTGAAGTAATTTGCTCAGCTTGAAGCAGTGAAGCTAAAGCCATTGAAAATAAGATACTTTTTCTTTTCACAGTTATCCTTATTATGCTAAATATTTTAAGCATAAATGTATCTAAATAAACTTTATAGGATGGTTAAGATATAATCTCATCTCAAAAAAAATTATTTATAAGGTATGAAATTTGAATATTGGTATTATAGGTTTAGGTTTAATGGGAGGTTCTTTTTCAAAGGCTCTTAAAAAATATTCTATCTGTGACAAGGTATATGGATACGCAAGAACACCAAAAACAATAGAAAAAATTTTAGAATTAGATTTAGTAGATAGATTATTACCCCTTGATGAATTAAAAAAAGAGTGTGATATTATTGTTTTAGCTATTCCAGTTGATTCAATAATTGGTTTAATGGATGATTTGAAAGATGTTGATGATAATACTACAATAATAGATATGGGATCAACAAAAGAAATCATCGTAAAAAATATTCCTCAAGAAATAAGAAAAAATTTTGTTGCTGCTCACCCTATGACAGGAACGGAAAAATTTGGACCTGAGGCTGCAATAGATTATTTATATGAAGGTAAAGCAGTTGTTTTATGTGATTTAGAAGAAAATGATGAATTACATAAACAAAGAGCAATAGATATATTTCAACAAATTGGAATGAGAATTATATATATGAATTCAAAAGATCATGATATCCATGCTTGTTATATGTCTCATCTTCCTCACGCTATTTCATACTCCCTTGCAAATACAGTTATGAATCATGAAGACCCAAGATCAATTATAGCTTTAGCGGCAGGTGGATTTAAAGATATGAGTAGAATTGCAAAATCAAGCCCAGATATGTGGACTGATATTTTCAGACAAAATAGAAATAATCTTTTGAAATCGATTGATTTATTTGAAGAAAACATGAAAGATGTTAGGCAAATGATTGAGAAAGAGGATTATAAAAGTTTAAAAGAATGGATGAAAAAAGCTAACACACTACATGAAATACTGTAATTTATTACAGTATTTCAGCACTATTTATTGCTTCAAAAACCTTTATAGCTTGGTAATGCTCTTTTACATCATGACATCTAATAATAGATGCTTCATTTTTAATAGATTCAAGATGGATTGCCAAGGTACCAGGTAATCTTTCTTCTATTGAAGTAGGGCAAATCATATTAATCATAGATTTTCTACTTGCTCCTACTAATAATTCATAACCAAAATGTTTGAAATATTTTAGATTTTTTATTAGTTGTAAGTTATGATCAAGTGTTTTCCCAAAACCAATACCCACATCAAGAACAATATCTTTTATACCAAATTGTTTTGCTTTTTCAATTCTTTCTTTAAAAAAATCTTCAATATCTAAAATAACATTTTTATATTCAGGATTTTTTTGCATATTTAAAGGGTCATTTTGCATATGCATTATTACTGCTGTTGCATTGTATTTCGCAGTTATTTTACAAACTTCATCATTTTGAAGTCCCGTAATATCATTTACAATTTTAAAACCTCTATCTAAAGCATACTCTAAAACTTTTGGTTCATATGAATCTAAAGAAAATAATACTTTTTCATAAAGTTTTTGTTCATAGACTAAATCAATTATTGGTTTTACCCGTGATAGTTCTTCTTTTATAGATACAGGTGCAGAACCTGGTCTACTAGAAACACCACCTAAATCTATTATTTTTGCCTTATCTTCAATCATCTGTTCTATTCTAATAATGGCATTTTTACCTTCAAACCTACTATTTTGAAAAAATGAGTCTTCATTTGCATTTATGACACCCATTATTTTTGTTTTTGTATAATTCATCTAAAATCTTTTTCTCTATTTAAAAGCATTAAAAGTAAAGTTGTTAAAACATTTATAGGTCTTGAGTTCAAATCTAATAGTTTAATTGATTTAGAAAATAATTCAAGTTCTTTTTGACTTAATTTAATTTTTTGAGAATTAACTTTAAATAAGATTGTTTCAACAATTTTTTTTGCATCATTTTTGTTAATTCTTTGATTCTCTTTTAAAAAAGCATATAATTCTTTTAAATCTAATCTAGAAATATCCATATCAATTTCATTTCTTAATACACTTCTTTTTAAAAATTTATGGGGAATTCTCGAAAAAATAGTTGGTAAAATTGAAGATTTAGAATTTGTAATTATTATAAATACAATATTATTAGGTGGTTCTTCTAAAACTTTTAATAAAGAGTTTTGAGCTTCACTTCTAAAAGTTTTACCACAAAGAATTATATATTTCTTTTCATTTGATGAGATATAGGCTTCTTTAACAGCTAAATTTGCTTGAGCTAATAAGAATTCATCCTTTTCTTCATTTCTAATAATTCTAACTTGATGTTTAGGATAATGACTAACTAAAGAGTTTAAAGTCTCTTCAATATCATTAACTATTAAAATATGTGGAGTTTCAATTCTATTTTCTATCATTAATGCTCTACGTTAATTTCTGCAAAAAGTGCAGCATTTAAAGTTTTATCAAATAATCTAAACATTTGCAATAGTTTCATATCTAAAGCTTCATCACTTGTTTTTAAATTAAAAGCATCTTGTATCTCTTCATCAAAAATCCAAAGAAATGAGTTTTTTGAAAATTTAGGTAAATTAGCTCTTATATCATTACTTTTACCAATATACCAAAAACAATAGCCATTTGGAAAAGAGATATTTAACATATCTTTTATAAAACTAATATCATCTTCAGTTTTTAAATCATCTAAATCTTTATAGAATGATTTAAAATTGTAAAAGGGCAAAAATGGTCTATTTTTTCTATTTGAATTTAGATTAGTTAAAATATATTTTAAGAACCAATCTCTTTCACTATCTGTAATAATAAGAACAGAACACCCTTTTTCAAATATATTTATTATAGATTTAGAAACTAGAGGAACCCATTCATATTTTTTTTCCTCTAGCCAAGGGGAGATAAGTCTATCTTCCCTAATAGTATCCACTGTCCAATTTAAAAACTCTTGCACTATTTACTACCTATTTATCCAAGTTATATGCGTCATGTAAAACTCTAACCGCTAACTCAGCATATTTTTCCTCAATAATTACAGAGATTTTAATTTCAGAAGTAGAAATTATTCTAATATTAATATTTTCATTTGCTAGTGCAGTAAAAGCTTTTGATGCAACACCTGTATGTGATTTCATACCAACACCAACAATTGAAACTTTACAAATTTTGTCATTATAGTCGATATTTCCAACTTCACCTTTAAAAGTTTCCATAACTTCTTTACAAATTTCCCAATCAGTAGTAGGGATAGTGAAATCTAAATCAGTTTTACCGTCAACACCAACTGTTTGTACAATCATATCAACGTTGATTTTTGCATCTGCAAGAGCAGTAAAGATAGTTGAAGCAATACCCGGTCTATCTGTTACTCCATACATACCAACTCTTACTTGGTTTTTATCTAATGCAATACCACTTACTACTGGTTTTTCCATAATATTTTCTTCCTTAGTTATTAATGTTCCTTCAACCTCAGGGGTGAAGCTACTCCTTGAAACTAAATTTACATTTAGTTTTTTTGCCATTTCAACAGATCTGTTTTGTAGAACTTTTGCACCAGCACTTGCTAATTCTAACATCTCATCATATGAGATTTGTGTAAGTTTTTTTGCCTTAGGTTCTATTCTAGGATCAGTTGTATAAATCCCATCAACATCAGTATAGATTTCACAAACATCAGCTTCAATTGCTCCAGCAATTGCAACTGCAGTTAAGTCACTTCCTCCACGTCCTAGTGTTGATACTCTATTTGTATCCATTGTAACACCTTGAAAACCTGCTACAATAATTATTTTACCATCATCAATAGCTTTTTTCATATTCGCAGTATCAATAGATTCAATTCTAGCTTTCATATGTGCATTATCTGTAACAATACCAGCTTCTCTACCACTCATTGAAGTAGTTTTGTAGCCTTGTTCATTTAATGCAATTGAAAGTAGTGCAGAGGTAACTCTTTCCCCTGAACTTAAAAGCATATCAACTTCATCTGCCTTAGGAGTTTTTGAATAATACTCAGCATATTCAATTAACTTATTTGTTTCACCACTCATTGCAGATACTACCGCAATAATATCATGACCTTCATCTCTAATTTTTTTGATTATTTCAGCGACATTTTGAATTCTTTCTAATGTCCCTACACTTGTTCCACCGAATTTTAAAACTTTTAACATCTACTTTTACTAACCTTTAAATATAACCTTCTTTTTTAAAGTACTTTAAAACTTGTTTATATACAGTCCTTTTAAAAAAAGTTATGTAATTATATATATTTTTTGTAGCTACAAATTTATATTCACTAAACTCAGGGATATGAGTATTAATGTTTATTTTTGCACCTTTTTTTAATTTAACTAAATAATACTTCTGAATTTGTCCATCAAATGGATACATTTTCTTTGCAATTGAAGGAGGAAAGTCATAACTAACCCATTGGGGGTATTCTGCAATTATTTCAATCTCTCTTGTTCCAATCTCTTCTTCAAGCTCTCTAAATAAAGCCTGCCTTGGTGATTCTCCATCATCAATCCCACCTTGGGGGAATTGCCATGCATTATCTACATCAGTTCTTGAAGCAATAAAAACTTCACATTTTTCAGGGTATTTTGCTGATAGTACTATTGCCGCTACATTTGGTCTATACTTTTTCTTATCTTTACTTAATTCGTCATTTTTTTTATCAGTCATAAATAATATTTCCCTTATAATTAGCCGCATATTATAATAAAACTAGGATTAAAAATTGCTTTTATACTTACACATTCCATTTTGCGATTCTAAATGCCACTATTGCGCATTTAACTCATATACAGATAGATTTCATTTGAAAAAAGAGTATATGAAAGCATTAGAAAAACAACTAAAATTTGAACTTGAAAAAAATATGGGC
This genomic stretch from Arcobacter arenosus harbors:
- a CDS encoding M16 family metallopeptidase, whose protein sequence is MAATIKHINIKGVNIPVVFEENKNLPILNLQLVFKNSGYIQDNISGLASTSAKLLNEGTKKLGSTKFAEKLENSAISLNASTGFETFVIELSSIKDVHEKAIKLLKNLLEDPNYDEKVLEKIKTITSGSLKRKENDYDYLASKNLKEIIFKDTPLANPSSGTIDSISKIKLNDIKNFLDKSLDLNNLIIVVGGDFNFDEIEGKIKELVKALNNKNKNKLTKIKVNETTQTNTVKKETQQAYIYFGSPFYVDVKDENSYMAKVASFILGGSGFGSRLMEEIRVKRGLAYSAYGYVSQNKSHSYFTGYLQTKNESANEAVKLVKELVKDFVKSGVTKEELESAKKFLLGSEPLRTETLSSRLNRAFTNYYRGLEQDHSQKELEKIESLKLEDLNQYIKSHKEINKLSFSIIRK
- a CDS encoding dehypoxanthine futalosine cyclase is translated as MVKKIDYANKRLSNEEALDLIKNASLVELGKLATQKKEQLHPKKVTTFVVDRNINYTNVCWVDCKFCAFYRHKKDDDSYVLSYDEIDKKIEELLAIGGTQILMQGGVHPNLKIDYYEDLVEHIHTKFPQITLHSFSAIEISFIAKVSKISKLEVLKRLQAKGLSSIPGAGAEILSDRVRDIIAPKKIDAAEWIEIHKLAHSIGMKTTATMMFGTVETDEEIIEHWEMIRKLQDETNGFRAFIMWSFQSDNTQLKDEIPDLKPQSSNRYLRLLAVARLYLDNFPNIQSSWVTQGSYIGQMALKFGANDLGSTMMEENVVAAAGATNCMNQDEMIQLIRDVGENPAKRNTAYEILERF
- the bamA gene encoding outer membrane protein assembly factor BamA; protein product: MKRKSILFSMALASLLQAEQITSIEYVNLTKISTSIANDTLGVRIGEELDPNKVNKAIKEFYKYNYFDDITASIDNGKLKILFKEKPSIANVDITGYKQREDDIEVLKNQIGIKKGRMYSTKLIKDSKEALLKELEKEGYINSVVEVDIENLSEDAVSVTFNVNKGDEIVIKKVNYFGSKNLESSQFEKVTANKEQEMLSWLPIFNDGELKAEELQYDSRRIQELYFENGYLDAKVQNPFLEVDFASNQADLDFYIDEGIQYKTNSITIYLNQEILDPKDIYPELKLKKDKVFNVKMLRRDANYIKNMVADRGYAFTQVNYDIKKDEKNGTADIIFNVIPGDVVSIRDVKISGNSRTLDRVIRRNVYLAPGDLYNQTDYNDSINKLRRSGFFEDVSIEQKRVSADTMDIIVKVKEAPTGNIILGGGYGSYDGFMLSGSLNEKNLFGSGIGFSFSGDISEKTQDFSINLSNPSIRDSKYSGQIEIHADSTEINNDVYDLDKQSNGFSVTVGREIIRNLRAGLTYRFDSITEDYTYEDGFVFDPTKKYYEDQEYTTSSLTPYFSFDNTNDYYNPTEGFKLGSSLEYAGLGGDSKYIKSSSYLKTFYSLEDKFDLNWIFRYKLQAKILIDNGQINQGDSLYLGGTKSLRGYKSYAFGPNNDDGIIEDPYKMMAANSFEVSFPLIEDMKMRWGLFYDYGMIGQDGFDDIQRSSTGALFEWVSPFGPLTLIFAQPIDNEDTDDISNFEFSLGSTF
- a CDS encoding prephenate dehydrogenase, producing the protein MNIGIIGLGLMGGSFSKALKKYSICDKVYGYARTPKTIEKILELDLVDRLLPLDELKKECDIIVLAIPVDSIIGLMDDLKDVDDNTTIIDMGSTKEIIVKNIPQEIRKNFVAAHPMTGTEKFGPEAAIDYLYEGKAVVLCDLEENDELHKQRAIDIFQQIGMRIIYMNSKDHDIHACYMSHLPHAISYSLANTVMNHEDPRSIIALAAGGFKDMSRIAKSSPDMWTDIFRQNRNNLLKSIDLFEENMKDVRQMIEKEDYKSLKEWMKKANTLHEIL
- the folP gene encoding dihydropteroate synthase; amino-acid sequence: MNYTKTKIMGVINANEDSFFQNSRFEGKNAIIRIEQMIEDKAKIIDLGGVSSRPGSAPVSIKEELSRVKPIIDLVYEQKLYEKVLFSLDSYEPKVLEYALDRGFKIVNDITGLQNDEVCKITAKYNATAVIMHMQNDPLNMQKNPEYKNVILDIEDFFKERIEKAKQFGIKDIVLDVGIGFGKTLDHNLQLIKNLKYFKHFGYELLVGASRKSMINMICPTSIEERLPGTLAIHLESIKNEASIIRCHDVKEHYQAIKVFEAINSAEIL
- a CDS encoding DNA polymerase III subunit delta' — its product is MIENRIETPHILIVNDIEETLNSLVSHYPKHQVRIIRNEEKDEFLLAQANLAVKEAYISSNEKKYIILCGKTFRSEAQNSLLKVLEEPPNNIVFIIITNSKSSILPTIFSRIPHKFLKRSVLRNEIDMDISRLDLKELYAFLKENQRINKNDAKKIVETILFKVNSQKIKLSQKELELFSKSIKLLDLNSRPINVLTTLLLMLLNREKDFR
- a CDS encoding HobA family DNA replication regulator is translated as MQEFLNWTVDTIREDRLISPWLEEKKYEWVPLVSKSIINIFEKGCSVLIITDSERDWFLKYILTNLNSNRKNRPFLPFYNFKSFYKDLDDLKTEDDISFIKDMLNISFPNGYCFWYIGKSNDIRANLPKFSKNSFLWIFDEEIQDAFNLKTSDEALDMKLLQMFRLFDKTLNAALFAEINVEH
- a CDS encoding aspartate kinase, producing the protein MLKVLKFGGTSVGTLERIQNVAEIIKKIRDEGHDIIAVVSAMSGETNKLIEYAEYYSKTPKADEVDMLLSSGERVTSALLSIALNEQGYKTTSMSGREAGIVTDNAHMKARIESIDTANMKKAIDDGKIIIVAGFQGVTMDTNRVSTLGRGGSDLTAVAIAGAIEADVCEIYTDVDGIYTTDPRIEPKAKKLTQISYDEMLELASAGAKVLQNRSVEMAKKLNVNLVSRSSFTPEVEGTLITKEENIMEKPVVSGIALDKNQVRVGMYGVTDRPGIASTIFTALADAKINVDMIVQTVGVDGKTDLDFTIPTTDWEICKEVMETFKGEVGNIDYNDKICKVSIVGVGMKSHTGVASKAFTALANENINIRIISTSEIKISVIIEEKYAELAVRVLHDAYNLDK
- a CDS encoding RNA pyrophosphohydrolase is translated as MTDKKNDELSKDKKKYRPNVAAIVLSAKYPEKCEVFIASRTDVDNAWQFPQGGIDDGESPRQALFRELEEEIGTREIEIIAEYPQWVSYDFPPSIAKKMYPFDGQIQKYYLVKLKKGAKININTHIPEFSEYKFVATKNIYNYITFFKRTVYKQVLKYFKKEGYI